One window of the Psilocybe cubensis strain MGC-MH-2018 chromosome 12, whole genome shotgun sequence genome contains the following:
- a CDS encoding Interferon-induced GTP-binding protein Mx produces MFKNLRRNNSVSGRKRALSSLPTPLEASVAIGNSDYALKCHRIMELYWSIRDLGVQAVFDVPRVVVIGGQSSGKSSLVEAVSGITVPRDSGTCTRCPMDCSMSSDASSWSCTLSLSREFDKEGNRLSMPRIEPFGPVIEDKALLELWIRRAQSANLSPHRPMSDFYSMTEIELKNNDDPEILPFSKNAIHIRLKDPNATDLTFVDMPGLIQNADEAIIALVRNLVENYIAMPNTLIVVAMPMTDDIENMQALALAKDPKVDPYKQRTIGVLTKPDTLGDGSRGRRDAWRKLLYPQQDEERVDKHGYYCVRLLHDDERSRAVSKFEAERISAQFFETVEPWCSIADRSRFGIPNFVKSISKLLIELIEKNLPSLQNAVNNELSNVQSELRNLPRLSTNDPTTDVMVCIHNFCKAITSDEEPGVHQLKLIQDNRYRYFTFKHDIEMTSPNFYPFENVHPISSRLNVQSQCEPRALADVREVIKKSIAWELPGNIPYKATQTLTLQYTSLWKQPSLLCFDDIVDNTRDFINVLLQENFGRYKELERYMRGFVFSEYEAHVQKTRRILERYIEHESTPMYTLNDSYTKEKATWVSKYKSMCAGFNSYPSPAYINAGSWDPLHILYHFPPPAPTNRPAASTWDDEINLISGVQAYFQIAHKRFIDYIPLTIEHELNQRFATSIHQTVLNAFVKKVQSGEVDLQDLVKEDPVVERKRKDLEDRKARLTQIKHKIDCFFSGGK; encoded by the exons ATGTTCAAAAATCTTCGTCGAAACAACTCTGTTAGCGGTCGAAAGCGAGCCCTTTCATCGCTTCCTACACCTTTGGAGGCAAGCGTGGCTATAGGGAACAGCGACTATGCACTTAAATGCCACAGGATAATGGAACTCTACTGGTCAATACGCGACCTTGG GGTTCAAGCAGTGTTCGATGTTCCAAGAGTTGTCGTTATCGGTGGCCAGTCCA GCGGCAAAAGCTCCCTGGTTGAAGCCGTCAGCGGA ATAACCGTGCCTCGCGATAGTGGTACATGTACACG GTGCCCCATGGACTGTTCCATGTCCAGCGACGCAAGTTCCTGGTCCTGTACCCTCAGTTTGTCCCGTGAATTTGACAAAGAAGGAAACCGCCTGTCAATGCCCAGGATCGAACCATTTGGGCCGGTCATCGAGGACAAGGCATTACTAGAGTTGTGGATTCGTCGTGCACAGAGTGCCAATCTTAGCCCCCATAGGCCTATGTCGGATTTCTACTCTATGACAGAGATCGAGTTGAAAAACAACGATGATCCAGAAATCCTTCCTTTCTCCAAGAATGCAATTCATATCAGATTAAAGGATCCGAATGCCACCGACCTTACGTTCGTCGATATGCCAG GGTTGATACAAAATGCCGATGAAGCAATCATAGCACTCGTTCGAAATCTGGTGGAAAACTACATCGCAATGCCAAACACCCTCATCGTTGTTGCGATGCCGATGACTG ACGACATCGAAAACATGCAAGCTTTGGCTCTTGCTAAAGATCCAAAGGTAGATCCGTATAAACAGAGGACAATTG GCGTCCTTACCAAACCTGATACCCTTGGGGATGGGTCTCGGGGCCGTCGAGATGCATGGAGAAAGCTCTTGTACCCTCAGCAAGATGAAGAGAGGGTGGACAAGCATGGCTACTATTGTGTTCGCCTACTCCACGACGACGAGCGATCTCGCGCAGTGAGCAAATTCGAGGCCGAACGCATATCCGCCCAATTTTTCGAAACAGTTGAGCCTTGGTGCTCCATCGCCGACAGAAGCCGCTTCGGTATCCCTAATTTTGTGAAAAGCATCAGCAAGCTTCTCATTGAGCTCATCGAGAAAAA TCTCCCAAGCTTGCAGAATGCGGTCAACAATGAACTTTCGAACGTCCAGTCTGAATTGCGCAATCTACCTCGACTTTCAACGAACGACCCCACGACCGACGTTATGGTCTGCATCCACAACTTTTGCAAGGCCATTACCAGCGACGAGGAACCAGGGGTGCATCAACTCAAGCTTATTCAAGACAACAGATACCGATATTTCACGTTTAAACACGACATTGAAATGACTTCCCCAAACTTCTATCCCTTTGAAAACGTTCATCCTATTTCATCTCGCCTCAATGTCCAGTCTCAGTGTGAGCCTCGTGCTCTAGCTGACGTACGGGAGGTTATCAAGAA ATCGATTGCCTGGGAACTTCCTGGGAACATTCCATACAAGGCGACGCAAACCCTGACATTGCAGTACACGTCCCTTTGGAAGCAACCGTCCCTTCTCTGTTTTGATGACATAGTCGACAATACGCGCGATTTCATCAATGTGCTACTGCAAGAAAACTTCGGAAGATACAAAGAGCTGGAAAGATATATGAG AGGATTTGTCTTTTCAGAGTACGAGGCCCATGTTCAGAAGACACGTCGCATCCTGGAAAGATACATAGAGCACGAGAGCACCCCGATGTACACTCTCAACGATAGTTATACGAAAGAGAAGGCTACATGGGTGTCTAAGTACAAGAGCATGTGTGCTGGGTTCAATTCGTATCCATCTCCCGCCTATATCAATGCGGGCTCGTGGGACCCCCTACATATCCTCTACCATTTCCCGCCTCCTGCACCGACCAACCGGCCAGCGGCTTCGACATGGGACGACGAGATAAATCTTATTTCTGGAGTGCAGGCATACTTTCAAATCGCCCACAAA CGATTCATTGACTACATCCCCCTTACTATCGAGCATGAGCTGAACCAACGCTTTGCAACCTCCATACATCAGACAGTCTTGAATGCCTTTGTAAAGAAGGTGCAATCTGGCGAGGTGGATCTGCAAGATCTTGTGAAAGAGGATCCCGTAGTcgaaaggaagaggaaggattTGGAGGACAGAAAGGCGCGCTTGACGCAGATCAAGCACAAGATAGACTGCTTCTTTTCTGGTGGCAAGTAA
- a CDS encoding Metal-dependent hydrolase lscR, translating into MTVNDYHLIKVTSNPSKDPHPTPKGDKPPHWVDKAGSSFHNPWKSFRAHSFRDKLNLLPAIASFPAPPKDIASLMPIRNPTWGRSAAATLDGKNKEDDEETDRSNSSKIKTTWLGHACFLVEFPAPPGSTDGRGVRVLFDPVFSSRCSPSQHIGPKRFTPPPCKIEDIPEVDAVVISHNHYDHLDTHTIRTLFRRTSRTPHFFAPLGNASFFKSLGIPTSHTHDMDWWESKRLVVQHSDAKDDANQPPLTVDITCTPGQHFTGRSLFDSFKTLWAGWAVEEVRQGEINGGGGGGGGEATRPPTKVYFAGDTAYRTVLDGDNEDEVPVCPAFKDIGAVFGGFDVALIPIGAYLPRDYMSRIHCAPQDSVMIFKDVKAKKALGMHWGTWTLTSENALDPPKGLAKECVKAGIEDGAFTVCDIGQTLWF; encoded by the exons aTGACAGTTAACGACTATCATCTGATAAAGGTCACCTCGAACCCCAGCAAAGACCCACACCCGACACCTAAAGGCGACAAACCACCCCATTGGGTCGACAAAGCCGGCTCGTCGTTCCATAATCCATGGAAGAGCTTTCGAGCACATAGTTTCCGGGATAAACTCAAT CTGCTACCAGCGATTGCATCCTTCCCGGCTCCGCCGAAAGATATCGCGAGTCTGATGCCTATCCGCAATCCTACTTGGGGTAgatcagcagcagcgacgctcgatggaaagaacaaagaagatgatgaggagaCGGACAGAAGCAATAGCAGCAAGATTAAGACGACGTGGTTAGGGCATGCATGTTTTCTTGTCGAGTTCCCTGCTCCGCCTGGCTCGACAGACGGTCGAGGGGTGAGAGTCCTGTTCGACCCTGTCTTCAGTTCTCGGTGCTCTCCCAGCCAGCATATAGGACCCAAGCGCTTTACAC CACCGCCATGCAAAATAGAGGATATACCAGAGGTCGACGCCGTCGTGATTTCT CATAACCATTACGACCA CCTAGACACACATACCATCCGCACCCTCTTCCGCCGTACATCCCGCACACCCCACTTCTTCGCACCACTCGGCAACGCATCCTTCTTCAAATCCCTCGGCATACCTACCTCACACACACACGACATGGACTGGTGGGAATCCAAACGGCTCGTCGTACAACATTCAGACGCAAAGGACGACGCCAACCAACCTCCGCTTACAGTCGACATAACGTGTACCCCTGGCCAGCACTTTACCGGGCGGTCGCTGTTCGATTCGTTCAAGACTCTGTGGGCCGGGTGGGCTGTTGAAGAGGTTAGGCAGGGAGAAATtaatggtggtggtggtggtggtggtggtgaggcGACGCGGCCGCCGACGAAAGTGTATTTTGCTGGTGATACCGCCTACCGCACGGTTCTTGACGGCGATAACGAAGACGAGGTGCCTGTTTGCCCTGCGTTCAAGGATATCGGGGCAGTGTTTGGCGGCTTTGACGTTGCGCTGATTCCAATTGG AGCGTACCTTCCTCGCGATTATATGTCGCGCATCCATTGTGCGCCTCAGGATAGCGTTATGATTTTCAAAGACGTGAAAGCGAAGAAGGCGCTTGGGATGCACTGGGG GACGTGGACGTTGACTTCTGAAAATGCTCTCGATCCGCCTAAGGGTCTTGCGAAGGAATGTGTGAAGGCGGGTATAGAAGACGGCGCGTTCACAGTCTGCGACATCGGACAGACATTATGGTTTTAG